GTCGAAGGGCTCCACCGCATAGCGACCGTCCGCCCGCAGGCGGAGGAGCTGGCCCTGGACGACCTGCACCCATTCCGCCAGGGTGATCTCGTAGGGGCCTGGCACCGGCCGGGGCGCCCCCTGGACGGGCACCGGCGCGCCGCCGCTGGATCCGGCGGCGGGCGTGCTGCCGACCTGTCCGCCGCGCGGGGGGCCGGTGTCCACCCGACCCTCGTAGACCCAGAGGGCCAGGCTGGAGTCCGCCTCCGCCTCGGCGCGGAAAGTCGTGCCGCGCACGGCCATCACCGCGGTGGGGCTGCGCACTTCAAGACCGCCCTCGCCCAGGCCGCGCAGACGGCTCCAGATGCGCCCGATGACCAGCTGCAACCCGCCTTCGGCCGCGCCCTCGTGCACGGCGAGATCGGCCAGGCGGACCAGGCTCTGCTCGCCCAGCCGCACCACGCTGGAGCCCAGCTTCAGCTCGGCCCGGCTTTCCGGGCCAGTGCGCAATTCGTGGGCGGCCGTGAGGGGTAGTTCCAGGCGGGCCTGTTGCCAGGGACCCTCCCCCGTCCGCCAGCGGACATCCCCAATGTAGAAGCTGACGGAGCCCACGGTCCGCTCACCGGTGGATGCGGCCATGGCAAGGGCCGCGACCAGCACGGAGCACAGATGGATCAGGTGTCGAT
This window of the bacterium genome carries:
- a CDS encoding FecR domain-containing protein, encoding MRNRHLIHLCSVLVAALAMAASTGERTVGSVSFYIGDVRWRTGEGPWQQARLELPLTAAHELRTGPESRAELKLGSSVVRLGEQSLVRLADLAVHEGAAEGGLQLVIGRIWSRLRGLGEGGLEVRSPTAVMAVRGTTFRAEAEADSSLALWVYEGRVDTGPPRGGQVGSTPAAGSSGGAPVPVQGAPRPVPGPYEITLAEWVQVVQGQLLRLRADGRYAVEPFDPEGDRQEDWVRWNLERDAHFDD